The proteins below come from a single Sorghum bicolor cultivar BTx623 chromosome 4, Sorghum_bicolor_NCBIv3, whole genome shotgun sequence genomic window:
- the LOC8074782 gene encoding oxygen-evolving enhancer protein 3-2, chloroplastic isoform X1, with product MDQGMELRGCVCRIKSSALELLSMEEDLTTDLDDDLWDLVRRDLQLKATFLYIDLNRVIACNECEERREEITLLANDFFYFMDELGDAVANRSVSVVKLCYGDAAQALREVVAAVVPPAAA from the exons ATGGATCAGGGGATGGAGCTGAGGGGATGCGTTTGTCGGATCAAGAGCTCGGCACTTGAGCTTCTGTCCATGGAGGAGGATCTGACGACTGATCTGGATGATGACCTGTGGGATTTGGTCAGGAGGGATCTCCAGCTAAAGGCCACCTTCCTGTACATTGACCTGAACCGTGTGATTGCCTGCAACGAGTGCGAGGAGCGCAGGGAGGAGATCACCCTTCTCGCCAACGATTTCTTCTACTTCATGGATGAG CTGGGTGATGCTGTGGCCAACCGGAGCGTCTCCGTCGTGAAGCTGTGCTACGGCGACGCGGCTCAGGCGCTCCGTGAGGTGGTCGCCGCCGTTGTGCCGCCGGCAGCAGCCTGA
- the LOC8074782 gene encoding uncharacterized protein LOC8074782 isoform X2 translates to MDQGMELRGCVCRIKSSALELLSMEEDLTTDLDDDLWDLVRRDLQLKATFLYIDLNRVIACNECEERREEITLLANDFFYFMDEVNKSQPDHPDINELQTADQCLCTINQGLLVLDF, encoded by the exons ATGGATCAGGGGATGGAGCTGAGGGGATGCGTTTGTCGGATCAAGAGCTCGGCACTTGAGCTTCTGTCCATGGAGGAGGATCTGACGACTGATCTGGATGATGACCTGTGGGATTTGGTCAGGAGGGATCTCCAGCTAAAGGCCACCTTCCTGTACATTGACCTGAACCGTGTGATTGCCTGCAACGAGTGCGAGGAGCGCAGGGAGGAGATCACCCTTCTCGCCAACGATTTCTTCTACTTCATGGATGAG GTCAACAAAAGCCAGCCAGATCATCCAGATATAAACGAATTACAAACTGCAGATCAATGCTTGTGCACCATTAATCAAGGTCTTCTGGTTCTTGACTTTTGA